A window of Micromonospora eburnea genomic DNA:
CCGCGCCGTGACGGTGGTGGCCCGTCGCCCGCTCTCCGGCCGCGTCGGGCTCGTCGCGGCCGCGCTCGTCGTACTCGGGGAAGCGTCCTGGCTGGTCGCCGGCCTGCCGGGCGCGGCCCTGGCCAGCGACGTCGGCGCGGTGACGGTGTCGAGCTGGGCGGCGCTGGTGTGCGGCCGGGCGGCCCGACGGCATCCGCTGTCGCGACGACGGTTCTGGGCGCTGCTGACGGTGACCATGGCGCTCGCCGCAGTTGGCCGGATCGTGTGGACGGTCGAGCGGCTGGGCGGGCACGAGCTGCCGCACACGCCGCTGGTTGGTGTGCTGTTCGCGGCCGGGATCATCACCGGCACGGCGGCGTTGCTCTGCTCGCTGGCCGCCCCGCGCAGCCTGGTCGGGCAGGCCCGGGCCCTGCTCGACGGAGTGATCGTCGGGTTGGCCCTGATCCCGATCGGCTGGGTGGTGGTGTTCCGCGACCTCGCCTCGGCCGACCTCGCCGATCCGCTGCGCACCTTCGGGCTGCTCTACCCGATGTTCGACCTGATGCAGCTCACCATCCTGGTGGCGGTGGCCGGGCCGGCGCGTCCGATGTGGCGGGCGCTCGCCCTGATCGGGGTCAGCCTCGGCATCCGGGCCACCGCCGACGCGGTCTACGTCTCGCTCGTCGCGCACCACAGCTATGCCCCCGGGCACCCGATCGACGTCTGGTGGCCGCTGAGCTACCTGCTGGTCGGTGCCGCCACCGGGTACTCGGCGCCGTCCGGCTGGAACGACGGTGAGGAGAGCAGCGAGTCACCACTGCCGCCGTGGTGGCGGGTCGCGCTGCCGTACCTGCCGGTGGGCGGGGCGATCGTCGCCGTGGTGCTCGCCCGGCAGCCCACCGGGCAGACCCCACAGCTGATCTTCGTCGGCATGATGGCGCTGCTCGGGGTGCTGGCGCTGCGGCAGGGCCTGGCCGCCAACGAGAACCTGCGGCTGGTCGCCCGGCTGCGCCGGCTGGCATACTCCGACCAGCTCACCGGCCTGGCCAACCGGCTCACGTTCAACCGGCGGCTGCGGCGGGCGCTGCTCGACGGCGGGCCGGTCGCCGTGCTGCTGCTCGACCTGGACGGCTTCAAGCAGGTCAACGACCGCTTCGGGCACGCCGCCGGGGACCGGCTGCTGGCCAGCATCGCGGATCGGATGCGGGACGCCGTCGGCGGCGACGGGATCATCGCCCGGCTCGGCGGTGACGAGTTCGCGGTGCTGGTCAGCGGTGACCGTCCGGTGGCGCCGGAGCGGCTCGCCGATCGGCTGCTCGCCGCCCTCGAACCGTTGCCCGGCGAGGAGGATCTCGGTGTGCACCCGTCGGCGAGCATCGGCATCGCCGAGTACGGCCCGCAGCACACCTCCTACACCGACCTGCTCCGCGACGCCGACATCGCCATGTACGCGGCGAAGGCGGCCGGCAAGTCGGCGTACCGGACCTGCACGCCGGGGCTGCGCGAGTCGGCGGTGAGCCGGGCCGAGCTGATCGCCGAGCTGCGCCGCGCGGTCGACGAGGACCAACTGCTGATGGAGTTCCAGCCGATCGTGGACCTGGCCACCGGCACGGTACGCAGCGCCGAGGCGCTGGTGCGCTGGCGGCATCCCCGGCTCGGGGTGCTTCCCCCGGCGAGGTTCCTGCCGCTGGCCGAGGAGACCGGGCTGATCCTGGCCATCGACCGGTGGGTGATCCACCAGGCGTGCCGGGCCGCGGCGACCTGGCGGGCGTACGCGCCCGAGGTGACCGTCGCGGTCAACATCGCCGCCGCCCACGTGCGCCGCCCCGACCTGATCGCCACGGTCACCGGGGCGACCGCGGCGGCCGGTCTGGCGCCCCGCGCGCTCACCCTCGAACTGACCGAGTCGGCGTTGATCGAGGGCAGCGAGGCGGTGCTGGAGCGGTTGCACCAGCTACGCGAACTGGGCGTACGAATCGCCATCGACGACTTCGGCACCGGCTACTCGTCGTTGAGCTACCTGCACCGCATCCCGGCCACCGAGTTGAAGATCGACCGGTCCTTCGTGTCCCGGTTGGACGCCGGCGACCCGCGGGCGTACGCCACGGTGGAGATGGTCAACCGGCTGGCCCGCGCGTTCGACCTGGCGGTGGTGGCCGAGGGGGTGGAGACCGGCACCCAGCACGCGGCGGTCGCCGCGATCGGCTGCGTGCACGGCCAGGGTTGGCGGTACGGCCGCCCGGCCGGCCTGTCCGAACTGCTCACCACGCTGACCCCGATCGACGCGCCCGCTGACCGGCCCGGCGGGCATGGGTCGAAGGTCCTGGACAGGACAGGGGGTTCGACCCTGCCCTACGGTGGTGCGAACAGCGACGATGAAACTGTCACCGAGAAGAGATCACCTTCCACCCAGGAGCAGTCATGAAGCGTCGGACCTTGGATCTGCTGTTCAGCATCGGCGGGTTGGGCCTCGCGGTCCTGCTGCTTGTCGTGGGCATCGTACTGACCACGAACGCCAACTTCGCCAACGACTACGTGCACGACCAGCTCGCTGAGCAGCACATCACCTTCAA
This region includes:
- a CDS encoding putative bifunctional diguanylate cyclase/phosphodiesterase, with the translated sequence MSRAVTVVARRPLSGRVGLVAAALVVLGEASWLVAGLPGAALASDVGAVTVSSWAALVCGRAARRHPLSRRRFWALLTVTMALAAVGRIVWTVERLGGHELPHTPLVGVLFAAGIITGTAALLCSLAAPRSLVGQARALLDGVIVGLALIPIGWVVVFRDLASADLADPLRTFGLLYPMFDLMQLTILVAVAGPARPMWRALALIGVSLGIRATADAVYVSLVAHHSYAPGHPIDVWWPLSYLLVGAATGYSAPSGWNDGEESSESPLPPWWRVALPYLPVGGAIVAVVLARQPTGQTPQLIFVGMMALLGVLALRQGLAANENLRLVARLRRLAYSDQLTGLANRLTFNRRLRRALLDGGPVAVLLLDLDGFKQVNDRFGHAAGDRLLASIADRMRDAVGGDGIIARLGGDEFAVLVSGDRPVAPERLADRLLAALEPLPGEEDLGVHPSASIGIAEYGPQHTSYTDLLRDADIAMYAAKAAGKSAYRTCTPGLRESAVSRAELIAELRRAVDEDQLLMEFQPIVDLATGTVRSAEALVRWRHPRLGVLPPARFLPLAEETGLILAIDRWVIHQACRAAATWRAYAPEVTVAVNIAAAHVRRPDLIATVTGATAAAGLAPRALTLELTESALIEGSEAVLERLHQLRELGVRIAIDDFGTGYSSLSYLHRIPATELKIDRSFVSRLDAGDPRAYATVEMVNRLARAFDLAVVAEGVETGTQHAAVAAIGCVHGQGWRYGRPAGLSELLTTLTPIDAPADRPGGHGSKVLDRTGGSTLPYGGANSDDETVTEKRSPSTQEQS